In Anaerolineales bacterium, the following proteins share a genomic window:
- a CDS encoding aldo/keto reductase, whose translation MQYTTLGRTGLQVSRLCLGTMNFGPKTSEADSFAIMDRALELGINFFDTANVYGWKKGEGVTEQIVGRWFGQGGGRREKVVLATKVYGEMGDWPNEKRLSARHIRQACEASLKRLQTEYIDLYQMHHIDRTTPWEEIWQAMEVLVQQGKVIYIGSSNFAGFHIAQAQAEAKARHFMGLVCEQSLYNLAARRIEQEVIPACREYGLGLIPYSPLAAGTLAGAFEKVKDSRRTDDRNQEQVKRREQQHKDYEALCAKLGASPATVAMAWLLANPVVTAPIIGPRTLEQLETALQPLEFALDAETLKALDEIWPGPGGEAPEAYAW comes from the coding sequence ATGCAATACACAACGCTCGGACGCACCGGCTTGCAGGTCAGCCGTTTGTGCCTGGGCACGATGAACTTCGGGCCGAAGACCAGCGAAGCGGATAGCTTCGCGATCATGGACCGCGCCCTGGAGCTGGGCATCAACTTCTTCGATACGGCCAATGTGTACGGCTGGAAGAAAGGTGAAGGCGTGACCGAGCAGATCGTCGGGCGCTGGTTTGGGCAAGGGGGCGGGCGCCGCGAGAAGGTGGTGCTGGCCACCAAGGTGTACGGCGAAATGGGCGACTGGCCCAACGAGAAGCGCCTCTCGGCGCGGCATATTCGCCAGGCCTGTGAGGCCAGCCTGAAGCGCTTGCAGACCGAGTATATCGATCTGTATCAAATGCACCATATTGACCGCACGACGCCGTGGGAAGAGATCTGGCAGGCGATGGAGGTGCTGGTGCAGCAAGGCAAGGTGATCTACATCGGCAGCAGCAACTTCGCTGGCTTCCACATTGCCCAGGCGCAAGCCGAGGCCAAAGCGCGCCACTTCATGGGCCTGGTGTGCGAGCAGAGCTTGTACAACCTGGCGGCGCGGCGCATTGAGCAGGAAGTGATCCCGGCGTGCCGCGAGTACGGCCTGGGCCTGATCCCCTACAGCCCGCTGGCGGCGGGCACGCTGGCCGGCGCCTTCGAGAAGGTGAAGGACAGCCGCCGCACGGATGACCGCAACCAGGAGCAGGTGAAACGCCGTGAGCAGCAGCACAAGGATTATGAAGCCCTGTGCGCAAAGCTGGGCGCCAGCCCGGCCACGGTGGCGATGGCTTGGCTGCTCGCCAACCCGGTGGTGACGGCGCCCATCATTGGCCCGCGCACGCTGGAGCAGTTGGAGACCGCGCTGCAGCCGTTGGAGTTTGCGTTGGATGCGGAGACGCTGAAGGCGCTGGATGAGATCTGGCCCGGCCCGGGCGGCGAGGCGCCGGAAGCGTACGCATGGTAA
- a CDS encoding methylglyoxal synthase gives MPIHYLPAKKRIALVAHDGRKKDLIEWAVYNKGTLANHELYGTGGTGTRIAEATGLHVTRFLSGPLGGDQQLGAAIAVAEIDMLVFFWDPLEPQPHDPDVKALLRLAVLHNIPTASNRSSADFLITSPLMAQEYGRKVPDLSRRMQEIREDEAD, from the coding sequence ATGCCCATCCATTATCTACCTGCCAAAAAACGCATTGCCTTAGTGGCGCACGATGGCCGCAAGAAAGACTTGATCGAGTGGGCGGTCTACAACAAGGGCACGCTCGCCAACCATGAGCTGTACGGCACCGGCGGCACGGGCACGCGCATCGCCGAAGCCACCGGGTTGCACGTCACGCGCTTTCTGAGCGGCCCGCTGGGCGGCGACCAGCAGTTGGGCGCGGCGATCGCCGTGGCCGAGATCGACATGCTGGTCTTTTTCTGGGATCCGCTGGAGCCGCAGCCGCACGACCCGGATGTGAAGGCGTTGCTGCGCCTGGCGGTGCTGCATAACATCCCCACGGCCTCCAATCGCTCCAGCGCAGACTTCCTGATTACGTCCCCATTGATGGCGCAGGAGTACGGGCGCAAGGTGCCGGATCTGTCGCGGCGTATGCAGGAGATCCGTGAGGATGAGGCGGATTAA
- a CDS encoding aminopeptidase P family protein, which translates to MATLVQEKTQQAVSILQEHNVDLWLTFVRETRAGGDPMLPIIVGAELTWQSALMVTRQGERIAIVGTMEVDTLEHTGAYDTVLGYDHSIRQVLQETLQRLNPAQIAVNISRNDPFADGLGSGLQEVLREYLGAYAERLISAERIVMAVRGRKTAEEQRRIRLAIAAAEEIFAATYPFVGVGRSERQIAAHMHAETQRRGLDFAWDAPFCPAVNSGPDSPIGHAAPTDIQVQPGHLVHFDFGVMVEEYTSDLQRMLYVLRPGERQAPAEVQRGFDTIRAAIEAAVALIRPGVSGLAVDTAARQVVTAAGYPEFPHALGHQMGRSVHDGGGLLGPLWEKYGETPRLPLEVGQVFTVEPSLIVPGYGCMGLEEDVVVTANGCEFLGPPQTELIYVE; encoded by the coding sequence ATGGCAACACTCGTACAAGAAAAAACCCAGCAAGCCGTCAGCATCCTACAGGAGCACAACGTAGACCTGTGGCTGACCTTTGTGCGCGAGACGCGTGCCGGGGGCGACCCGATGCTGCCGATCATCGTGGGGGCTGAGCTTACCTGGCAAAGCGCGCTGATGGTGACGCGCCAGGGCGAGCGCATTGCCATCGTGGGCACGATGGAGGTGGACACGCTGGAGCACACCGGCGCGTATGACACCGTGCTCGGCTACGACCATTCCATTCGCCAGGTATTGCAAGAAACGCTACAACGCCTGAACCCCGCCCAGATCGCGGTGAACATCTCGCGCAATGATCCCTTTGCCGATGGGCTGGGCAGCGGCTTGCAGGAAGTGCTGCGTGAGTATTTGGGGGCCTACGCCGAGCGCCTGATCTCAGCCGAGCGCATTGTGATGGCGGTGCGCGGCCGCAAAACGGCCGAAGAACAGCGCCGCATCCGCCTGGCGATCGCTGCCGCGGAGGAGATCTTCGCCGCCACCTACCCCTTTGTAGGCGTGGGGCGCAGCGAGCGCCAGATCGCCGCGCACATGCACGCCGAGACGCAGCGGCGCGGGCTGGATTTTGCCTGGGATGCGCCGTTCTGCCCGGCGGTGAACAGCGGGCCAGACAGCCCGATCGGCCACGCCGCCCCGACAGATATCCAGGTGCAGCCCGGCCATCTGGTGCACTTCGATTTTGGCGTGATGGTGGAGGAGTACACCTCGGACCTGCAGCGCATGCTGTACGTTCTGCGCCCGGGTGAACGCCAGGCGCCCGCCGAGGTGCAGCGCGGCTTCGATACGATCCGCGCGGCGATCGAAGCGGCGGTGGCGCTGATCAGGCCCGGGGTGAGTGGGCTGGCGGTGGATACGGCGGCACGCCAGGTGGTGACCGCAGCCGGCTACCCCGAGTTTCCGCACGCGCTGGGCCACCAGATGGGCCGCAGCGTGCACGACGGCGGCGGGCTGCTCGGCCCGCTGTGGGAGAAGTACGGCGAGACGCCCAGGCTGCCGCTGGAGGTGGGCCAGGTGTTTACCGTGGAGCCCAGCCTGATCGTGCCCGGCTATGGGTGCATGGGGCTGGAAGAAGACGTGGTGGTGACAGCCAACGGCTGCGAGTTCCTTGGGCCGCCGCAAACTGAGTTGATCTACGTGGAGTGA